AGGAAGAAATTTTGTTCGTAGTTGAATATATTCACAGTTACTGCTATAAATACACGTATCTGTATGGGTTTATAAACTCGAATAAATAACAGTATAATACAAAGGAATTAACCTGTTGCTTAAATAAtttgataataataaaataacaaatgTATTATGGGATATGAGTATTTTATCGCTTTTATTTAGACAAATAACATCAGTGACTATAATTTAATGTAGACGAACACAATAGTAGCGACGATTGTAACGATTTATATTAACCTAATAATCCATTATCGTTCCTCATGTATGATTAATAAACGAGGCAAAAGTCAACGTTCATATGACACGTTTTCAATACGAGAAAATCCAGCCGTACAGAAAGGCTTCGGGCCATGTTATATGTTATGATTATCGCTGCAATTAGTCACGTCACTATCTGGAATGAGTAAGATTTAAGCATGCAGGAAATGTTTCGGTACACCCCGTAGCCTTTGTGTGTGCGTAGTCCTATGAGATACCAACGTTTAAATGCCACGAGATAAGGAGCAGCTTTGCACGCGTTACATTGTCATTCCTATTTTTCTAAACCGTGTCCTAAGATAAAGGGAAAATCTTAAAACACGCCGATAATAACCGGCTGACTTTGATCTTTGCGCTTACGTATAAACGTAATCGATATAATGTTCAACTTCGTTCCTATTCTTATTCGTAATAAGAAAAATTAAGAAAGACTGCGGAAGATTACGAAAGCGATTGTCACACATAACCAAACATAAACCAACGAAGTTAGTAAGTAAGTAAGTAACGTTGGGAATGAcacaaaaatggtaatggggctctagaactccataaaaatgggccgaaaaaatacattgagtgaaaggtctattcgtatgCCTCGTCTGTGGTCTGAGAAACACTGCTATAGCAATCGAATAATTTTTGCGTCGTGAGAGAAGAATCTGTGCGATGCCTCGTGACGAGAAATAAATCTTATCGCATAAAACTAAGAACTTGTTCTCCATTGGGCAATCGGACATTAGCTAAAAATACATCGATGACACGAGAAATTGGCATTCTACTGGAAAAAGATGCCAAAAGATGTCGTTTTCCAACGGTGAATATAATCGTTGCAACAGACGGTACCGGGGCAAATGAAAATAGCAACTCGTCGCTAGGATCGCAGCGATCGATTCTTCGAATTGCACGTACTTACCGACGAGAATTCTACGATGCACTGTAGTGtgtacgtaaatacatgtgagttgactatggaaaggattaaaattcatttctaaatctgttggtaatgtgagtgatacgaaaatggtaatgtggtttcaagaccccataaaaatgggccgaaaaaatacattgggtgaaagatctacttgtatacctcgtctctgacaatactctaCGATCTTTGATGAaacaaaactaacctagcgaagaagctctatatttatgatgacctatgcaaagcggatcgcagccaattcgctaatattatttagtttttaattaacaattgcattacccagctaagagtgatacgattattaattaaacggtaaataatattacccaggtctcaccacgaggaggttgctgcgagtggagacccgaagggagatagatggaatccaagttccatcgatctcccttttacatccttagaaactagattagtcatgccaagtaattattttgtttaaaagagggacgaagctaaatcgtgggtgacgcgacgcgacgcgatacgacgcgacgcaccatgcaatagtgcaaggaacgagagacgcgaaccgaatagcgaggccaaaagggtcagctcgttgcctcttggcaagtccgatcgaaggggaagggaatcgatGCACCCAACacgggttccccatttcccccaagcagcctgttgggagccaaatggacccaactcgggatgtctgacagagagagggatcccgagttggggctaccgcagacaggaacagtccctgatcccctctgcggccgaaataccctttcccttgaatcgtctcgctagaggacggcaactgacccttcgggccagctaatcggccgatcacttgctttctacatggaagcagtggtgatcggaggggaCGAGAGACGAGtcaaagagaagctacttgttacataattacttggcaggacacgcgactacactaaagacttaagtctaaatgtaccaagtaattattttattaaaaaaggagtgaagctaaattgtgggtgacgcgacgcgacgcgatgctgaaccgtgcagcagatcttcggatcgaatcaacactacccttggtagattgatttctatttctagaaatcgatctatcattggcaggcgactagatctttcggacaaactggacggccgatcacaagtgaccgaagcaagaaacgagataacgagtcgagagaagctacttgttaaataattacttggcatacgcagatacactagagacttaaaattaacgtcgaagctcaagtctagtcaagttgaagctaaaattcggacgatagaaggaaacaaagttccttgatttagtagtaccaagcaattatgtggttaaaaagagggatgaagctaaatcgtgggatacgcgacgcgacgcgacgcgatgctgtaccgtgcagcggatccgaggatcgaacctactgcccttgctaactcgatctcaacaagaaaacagataactgcaaccccgagtcgaggtctccatttctccaacgcaacccgccgggagcccgaaggacccgacttaggttgtctgacaaaagagagagtacctgaaacggggtcgacttccgctggaaggtatgcgtttccgcagaatacggaaactccacaccttccagcgaagaaccgttttccctcgatcaagcttaccaagggaaggtgattagatctttcggactcgatacacggccgatcacatgtttcaatcgatgaaacagcggtgaccgaagctagaaacgagggaacgagaaaacgagaagctacttattgaataattgcttggtaaaacgcgaaaatatgtacaataaagaaattttcgacgttaattttaagattcgcgacgaagcttaaatctaatttaCTTGGaactaaatgtccctcggcggatgactccctcggcggatgaatccctcggcggatgaatccctcggcggttgtggcgtcttccctcgatgtccttggaatcGATCTGTaatagatctgacctgaaaCAGAAACTAATACTTGTATTAGTATCATATtaaggaaaatttaataaaccctATCCAATCCACCTGTGATTTGACAGGTGGAGAAATAATTTGTTCGGCTGATGTATTGGAGAAGCTaagaaattctgaaatattcctacacagaatacacaaaatattaataaattaaacaatgtcagtcaaaatatattaaatacactCAGTCAAAACGACAGAACAATTTCACAGATaatgtcaaaataaaaattcagattaattGATAGACGATGTTGATGAACTTATCTGaccagtaaaaatattcgacgaaaTGAGAAACATCTTACCAAATCAGATTCAACTAATACCACAAGTAGTGAAATCGACAAAGCAACTTTGCAAACAAAATCGGAATAAAAATTCAGAGTAATCGACAAAGACAGATATGAGTTCAGGAAAGAATTGGAAACAGAAACATTAAACGATCGAAGGAGAACCCCCATAGAAAATCATTTTCTCTCAAAGTCACATATGGTCAAGTTAACGCAACAATTGTCCAAATAATAGAAGAATCAGTCAATAGAATATGTCATTGTATGTCAAAAATGGTAGATACATCTACAGTAACGAAACGAAAACCGATAAATTCAATAAACCCAATTTTGCATCAAACGATAGTAAAAAATGAACGAGCaagcttcaaatcagaaaaataagagAGAAAGGGGATATTTAAGCAAGACTTATCACTGGTCAGCAACTGGTCACTATTGGTCATCGTGTGTTCACCACTGGtcaactggtcagtagtggtcagcgctggtcagtagtggtcagcagtggtccccctggtcgccactggtcagcctaggatgatcccgggatACCCACCAAGCCAGCAGTTCCGTCACCCTTGGAGTCCCCCGCGACAATGAGACATACGAGTCTCCACATGTGTGACggaagagtggggagagcacagcgtGTGTCAATCACCTCAACCCGTCCgatggacaaattatttcgcgaaaaattattatttacgcatactgatgggccctttcattattcatataccacatattgttaagaattgtttaaactattgcgttggaatgttaaacaatggtaagttttatttataattgtttaattcacaCCATCGTCGAATAGGTACTCTTTatagacatatccttgaaatcctacgcatttttaagaaaaagatTCTCGTCGAGGTTACCCTAGGTAGGAATCGCGATTGtaaaagaaatacaataaaCATTCTTAGCTACCGTTTTTTATTTGAAGCTATGCGaaacacagacgaggtatacgaatagacctttcaccttatggactttgatgacccaatctgactgccacaccgagttattctttaaataaatgatgcattacaatttaaaatgaaaaatagaggattttcgATGTAGTTGTCAATGAGGTACatccttacgtattttaataatcttgaaatctttaaataaccttaatcgaATGGTTACTCCCGCTAGTTGGGTCATTTCCCTTAGCCAATTCGGACGGTTTTCTTCTTCGGTGGAGCTTCAATAATGTCCAATGTGATCTTTATTGTTTTCTGGTCTAGGTAGAGGAGAATGCAAATAAAAAGCATGGAAAATATGtatgattttgattttttattaatataaatataaggaATGTTTTACACATTTGCAActctattaaataaaaacatgcctagaaattttttataataaataatttaggaGTATAATGGACTTCAGAATAATGTTAATGTACGTTCTACGTGAAAAATTGACGAATTAAATTAGACAAAGTctggaaatttatattttcgattcaatttttcacgtagaatcaccCTCCTCCCTCCACTTGCGTGTACCACCaaatacgggacaccctgtatatttgattCATATCTGTTCCAAATTTTGCCGCTAATGCTTTAAATAAACGAGTACTTAGTAACGTTGCGTACACAGACCTGTAAATTCATGTAAGATTCTAACAGTTTCATTTTTCAAATATGTTGTGAACAGTATAGTTAAACGTTTAACAACAAATGTAACTAACGGTTATACAGAATTCCCTGCACTTTGTTCCAATGGCGTAGCATCTACCTTCTTTTATATCTACAAACTTTTTCCCATTGGCGCCAATGATCTCTATCTGTGACTAAATGTTTTctttaatagtttatttaacTCTTTGCGAACGTTTGCCACTGTTACGCATTCGCGTGAAAGTAGGGTTGATGTACATAGCACCACAACGGAAATTAATTGGTAAACAGTAAACCACCAACCACGCGACGCAACACCACGTATATTTATCTGCACTAACTGTATCAATGTGGCTGATGAATTCATCTATAGGTCGCTTGTTTGGAAATTTTGTATAcataaatttgtaataaaagtGTTATTAACCTGTCAACATAGCTTTTAGGTATTGTATAATGTACATACGTGCAGAAATTTGGTTTTTGAAATCTTACGACTTTTAATAAGAAAATGTATCGTTATTAATTGTTCCGTCCGCAAAGAATTAAACAAATGATATCGTGTTTATCATTTAATTGAAATCAGATAATACTTTtggtatttattaatatttattatttgtgtatattttattatagtGTTTTACACAATAAACGGAAGCATATTGACTAATTAGTACAAAAATTGTGTTGTTTGTGACATAAGTACAATATCTGAATAAAATGGATGTGGAGGATAATACAGATACAGAGGTGTTTCTTTTTCAGTTAcatatttttatactatatttgtttaaattactttataattataaatactttAAACAGTATTAAAACATTTTTGCTCTGTAGTTGCAGTTTATATCACCCTCTCTTTTGTCTGATAGTCAGACTGTACTGAAAGAATATATTATGTGCGTGGATAATCTTCCAATATACCATCTGGATAATGCCCAATGTTATTGGCCAAGGAAACCTGATATTTTGTCCCTTTTGGACTTTGATTTGGCATTGCCTGGCACTATGTTAAAATTTGAGCGTGATCCTGTTACCGGGGAACTTGGAGAAATGTGCGAGGTTCCTGTAACATCGGCTGGTGAAAATGCACGAAATTCAATGTCTATGACCCGTGCACCAGGGCCTGCTACAGATAGTATAAGAGGTATTTTGCTTTTTTGctttttatttttgcaaaatttgATAAATTAAGGATTATAATTGTTTATAGGAAATGCCAGTAATATTCCATTTTGGCCAGGTGGCTTTGATGAACCCGAAATGATACAAAATTTAACAATGGAAGATATTgactttgaaaataatttaagaACCTTAGCAAAAGGATTCACAGCTGGAATAGAATTTAAAAGCGATAATTGCACTCCAAAAGAGGCAACAACACAGGAAGAACAATTACTGGAATCAGagaaaaatgaaattgaaaaaatagcagagaaaattaatttaatggcGATCGTAAACGACGAACGGAATGTGCTCGATATTTGGTCATCAGGAAAAGACtcgaagaaagagaaagagattaCTAAACCTTCAGATATTCAAGAATCATCGTTTGATGAAATTGTTCCGTTTTTAGATAAATCGGATATTCCTGTTTTGAAAATCTCAGATAAACCTgcagagaatgcaaaatcagagTGGGCAGAACAATTAGATGTGTCAATTCCAATAAATGATTTTGATAAACATATATCTGATCCAGCAATGTGTTTTCCTTATGAATTGGATACTTTTCAGAAACAAGCGATCCTTAAGTTAGAAGAAAATTGTAATGTATTTGTTGCCGCTCATACATCGGCTGGAAAAACGACAGTAGCAGAATACGCGATCGCGTTAAGTCAAAAACATATGACAAGGTACAATTTGATAATTCTAATAATCGAGCTCAGTgttaattatatttcttttaGGGTTATCTATACATCTCCTATAAAGGCACTTTCAAATCAAAAATATCGCGAtttcaaaaaaaaatttgatagtGTTGGATTGTTAACAGGGGACTTACAAATTAACTCGAATGCTTCGTGTCTTATCATGACTACAGAAATTTTGCAATCTATGTTGTACTGTGCAGCAGACGTTTTAAGAGATTTAGAATTTGTTATTTTCGACGAGGTGCATTATATTAATAATGACGAAGTAGGTAAAGCTTcagaatatatgtatattagtttatttttgttataacataacttatgatttattttattattttgtgtGTTTTAGCGTGGTCATGTTTGGGAAGAAAGTGTCATTCTTTTACCAAAAACAgttaacatagtaatgttgtctgCGACTGTACCGAATCCACTAGTGTTTGCAGATTGGGTCGGTCGtactaagaaaaaaaaaatgtttgtgaTAAGTACTTTGAAAAGACCTGTACCGCTACAACATTATTTATATACTGGAACAAATGGTAAAACTAGACACGATAGATTTTTAGTGTTAAACGAAAATGGTGAATTTTTGCTCAATGGGTAACGATCGTTAACTTCTATTATTATTACACGTATATACGTATTCTATGTGTGACACACGGTCGTTAATTCAGGTACGAGAAGGCAACGGCTGCGAAAAATACAAGTAATAATAAGTTTAAACATACTACAAATTTGAAGAATGTTATGTTGCCAAAACAAGAGCAGGCGTTGTGGTATGCTTTTATCAGTCACCTCAAGAGTAATGTACGATTAAAGTATacgtatttaataattaatagttATTTATTCATACAAGtgattaaaattttactttttttttcagAATATGTTACCTGTCGTTGTGTTTATGTTATCACGAAAGCGTTGCGACATGATTTCAGTTTTATTAAGAAATGTCAATCTCACTACCGAAACTGAAAAACATACTATTAGAgtctttttccagaataatattAAGCATTTGAAAGGCACGGATAGACAGTTGCCACAAGTTCTCATGATACAAGAATTGTTGCAAAATGGCGTTGGCATACATCACAGTGGTATATTACCTATTTTAAAGGAGATAATAGAAATGCTTTTTCAAAGTGGAATTGTAAAGGTCAGTTATCCAAATatagtagtgcccacttaagtgaccgTACTTTTGCCCACCACATTTAAGCGACCGCGGACACTtgagtgggcactactgtattatgTTTTATGTCTAGATATTTATTAAACACATTGTATTTTATCTTGTAGTTACTGTTTGCGACAGAAACATTTTCAATGGGTATGAATATGCCAGCGCGCACTGTAATTTTCGACTCCATTAGAAAATACGATGGTAACAATTTTCGGATACTTTATCCTACCGAATACATACAAATGGCTGGTCGTGCTGGTCGTAGAGGCCATGACACGGCAGGAATGGT
The Colletes latitarsis isolate SP2378_abdomen chromosome 14, iyColLati1, whole genome shotgun sequence DNA segment above includes these coding regions:
- the Tst gene encoding superkiller complex helicase subunit twister isoform X1; protein product: MDVEDNTDTELQFISPSLLSDSQTVLKEYIMCVDNLPIYHLDNAQCYWPRKPDILSLLDFDLALPGTMLKFERDPVTGELGEMCEVPVTSAGENARNSMSMTRAPGPATDSIRGNASNIPFWPGGFDEPEMIQNLTMEDIDFENNLRTLAKGFTAGIEFKSDNCTPKEATTQEEQLLESEKNEIEKIAEKINLMAIVNDERNVLDIWSSGKDSKKEKEITKPSDIQESSFDEIVPFLDKSDIPVLKISDKPAENAKSEWAEQLDVSIPINDFDKHISDPAMCFPYELDTFQKQAILKLEENCNVFVAAHTSAGKTTVAEYAIALSQKHMTRVIYTSPIKALSNQKYRDFKKKFDSVGLLTGDLQINSNASCLIMTTEILQSMLYCAADVLRDLEFVIFDEVHYINNDERGHVWEESVILLPKTVNIVMLSATVPNPLVFADWVGRTKKKKMFVISTLKRPVPLQHYLYTGTNGKTRHDRFLVLNENGEFLLNGYEKATAAKNTSNNKFKHTTNLKNVMLPKQEQALWYAFISHLKSNNMLPVVVFMLSRKRCDMISVLLRNVNLTTETEKHTIRVFFQNNIKHLKGTDRQLPQVLMIQELLQNGVGIHHSGILPILKEIIEMLFQSGIVKLLFATETFSMGMNMPARTVIFDSIRKYDGNNFRILYPTEYIQMAGRAGRRGHDTAGMVVIMCRTSLPHLNELKTMMCGQAQNLESKFKVTYSMVLNLRRVHESVSVEAMMRRSFKESSFASKQNVYKVELQKVEDELSKLPPLTDLQKSLCDFYKNAVDYLEYLKYLKPLLYESQKKIVQDLAPGRVLIISYASHYNKLALILSSVQSKSGRQYRVLVLKNSELSKPAEENPSKAIKFKKSEKWHDMIALTKKELFVPSGVPVDEVLTISAWHILEITNCKINVDCALVLAGWEKKQIPMYRNTPSDQSYQFAVQHLMILSLSAAQYPPVLQPYMEIKSNYDIKTKINRLLRLKKEVDDMKYTEISNFEEQFEIVFERSELESKKMKLQLQLSDEKLSLYPDYTSAVALLKDLGYIDNDERVALKGRVALQMGSNELLITELILKNVLTILQPAEIAALLSTLVFQQRTNVEPHLTPELKRGYEAIQKIYSELESLEQHYQLATLQPLNIGLVEVVYDWARAKSFAEIMEKTDVQEGIIVRCIQQLSETLRDVKIAAVTIGDPVLKEKMEEASTAIKRDIVFTPSLYTQD
- the Tst gene encoding superkiller complex helicase subunit twister isoform X2 encodes the protein MCVDNLPIYHLDNAQCYWPRKPDILSLLDFDLALPGTMLKFERDPVTGELGEMCEVPVTSAGENARNSMSMTRAPGPATDSIRGNASNIPFWPGGFDEPEMIQNLTMEDIDFENNLRTLAKGFTAGIEFKSDNCTPKEATTQEEQLLESEKNEIEKIAEKINLMAIVNDERNVLDIWSSGKDSKKEKEITKPSDIQESSFDEIVPFLDKSDIPVLKISDKPAENAKSEWAEQLDVSIPINDFDKHISDPAMCFPYELDTFQKQAILKLEENCNVFVAAHTSAGKTTVAEYAIALSQKHMTRVIYTSPIKALSNQKYRDFKKKFDSVGLLTGDLQINSNASCLIMTTEILQSMLYCAADVLRDLEFVIFDEVHYINNDERGHVWEESVILLPKTVNIVMLSATVPNPLVFADWVGRTKKKKMFVISTLKRPVPLQHYLYTGTNGKTRHDRFLVLNENGEFLLNGYEKATAAKNTSNNKFKHTTNLKNVMLPKQEQALWYAFISHLKSNNMLPVVVFMLSRKRCDMISVLLRNVNLTTETEKHTIRVFFQNNIKHLKGTDRQLPQVLMIQELLQNGVGIHHSGILPILKEIIEMLFQSGIVKLLFATETFSMGMNMPARTVIFDSIRKYDGNNFRILYPTEYIQMAGRAGRRGHDTAGMVVIMCRTSLPHLNELKTMMCGQAQNLESKFKVTYSMVLNLRRVHESVSVEAMMRRSFKESSFASKQNVYKVELQKVEDELSKLPPLTDLQKSLCDFYKNAVDYLEYLKYLKPLLYESQKKIVQDLAPGRVLIISYASHYNKLALILSSVQSKSGRQYRVLVLKNSELSKPAEENPSKAIKFKKSEKWHDMIALTKKELFVPSGVPVDEVLTISAWHILEITNCKINVDCALVLAGWEKKQIPMYRNTPSDQSYQFAVQHLMILSLSAAQYPPVLQPYMEIKSNYDIKTKINRLLRLKKEVDDMKYTEISNFEEQFEIVFERSELESKKMKLQLQLSDEKLSLYPDYTSAVALLKDLGYIDNDERVALKGRVALQMGSNELLITELILKNVLTILQPAEIAALLSTLVFQQRTNVEPHLTPELKRGYEAIQKIYSELESLEQHYQLATLQPLNIGLVEVVYDWARAKSFAEIMEKTDVQEGIIVRCIQQLSETLRDVKIAAVTIGDPVLKEKMEEASTAIKRDIVFTPSLYTQD